The Akkermansia muciniphila genome contains a region encoding:
- a CDS encoding 4-hydroxythreonine-4-phosphate dehydrogenase PdxA, which yields MKPVIGYTLGDQSGIGPEVISAALASGELPEEAEYRLIGARTDVPVGRPNPESAKYAFEHLEQAAQALREGTVAAVVTAPVCKETLHEAGFRWPGQTEFFAERLETDNYAMCLTGKRLTVGLATIHTSLQSVPSLLNTAELVRIGTLLKDFCLRKGIRRPRIALAALNPHAGEHGAFGNEDGAIIAPAVEQLGILCPDAVFDGPAVPDCVYRDAVEGCYDAVLAPYHDQGLIPLKLVDFHTAVNVTLGLPRPRLSPDHGTAFNLAGTGKANPSSTIHAFQLAVRMAQPR from the coding sequence ATGAAACCGGTCATCGGATACACGCTGGGCGACCAGTCGGGCATAGGCCCGGAAGTCATTTCCGCCGCGCTCGCCTCCGGAGAGCTCCCGGAGGAAGCGGAATACCGCCTCATCGGCGCCAGAACGGACGTTCCGGTGGGAAGGCCTAATCCTGAATCCGCCAAATACGCCTTTGAACATCTGGAACAGGCCGCACAAGCCCTCCGGGAAGGGACCGTTGCCGCCGTGGTTACCGCCCCCGTCTGCAAGGAGACCCTGCATGAAGCAGGTTTCCGCTGGCCGGGGCAGACGGAATTCTTTGCGGAACGCCTGGAAACGGACAATTACGCCATGTGCCTGACCGGAAAACGGCTGACAGTGGGCCTGGCAACCATCCATACGTCCCTTCAAAGCGTGCCGTCCCTGCTGAACACCGCGGAACTGGTCCGCATCGGGACCCTGCTGAAGGATTTCTGCCTCCGCAAGGGAATCCGCCGCCCGCGCATCGCCCTGGCGGCCCTGAACCCCCATGCGGGAGAGCACGGGGCCTTCGGGAATGAGGACGGAGCCATCATTGCCCCGGCCGTGGAACAACTGGGCATTTTATGCCCGGATGCCGTGTTTGACGGCCCTGCCGTCCCGGACTGCGTGTACCGTGACGCCGTGGAAGGCTGCTATGACGCCGTGCTGGCCCCGTACCATGACCAGGGTCTGATTCCGCTGAAACTGGTGGACTTCCACACCGCCGTCAACGTCACCCTGGGCCTTCCGCGTCCCCGGCTGAGTCCTGACCACGGAACCGCTTTCAACCTGGCGGGCACCGGAAAGGCCAATCCTTCCAGCACCATCCATGCCTTCCAACTGGCCGTCCGGATGGCGCAGCCGCGTTAA
- a CDS encoding exosortase/archaeosortase family protein: MAAVLAACAILLAWSYLAFPEFGSSGNDNSIQWLISSWNKQTDYEHGWLVVPIIAFMLYHARKKVAEAAKRIDWRGLVLFIPACLLLALSYRVGQPRVAVGALPLILLGGAWYLAGPQVARLLAFPLLFFWLCIPLPSFQQATVELQILATELGHLGGALFGVDTYLQGTNIRSTDGHWDAFNISGGCSGMRSLMALLMLSAAWAYLSDLKFWKKCVLFLSAIPLAVIGNGVRITSIVVMAEYGDPGFAAKTWHDWSGLLFFFPICLAGLAAVHSLLAGELIWKPSRRKKLVVKMNKSH; this comes from the coding sequence ATGGCCGCCGTCCTGGCCGCCTGCGCCATCCTGCTGGCGTGGTCGTACCTGGCGTTTCCGGAATTCGGCTCCTCCGGGAATGACAACAGCATCCAGTGGCTCATTTCCTCCTGGAACAAGCAGACGGATTATGAACACGGCTGGCTGGTAGTCCCCATCATCGCCTTCATGCTGTACCACGCCAGGAAGAAGGTAGCGGAAGCCGCCAAGCGCATCGACTGGCGCGGACTGGTTCTTTTCATCCCGGCATGCCTGCTGCTGGCCCTCTCCTACCGTGTGGGGCAGCCCCGCGTGGCCGTAGGGGCGCTCCCCCTGATCCTGCTGGGAGGCGCCTGGTATCTTGCCGGGCCGCAGGTAGCCAGGCTGCTTGCCTTCCCCCTGCTTTTCTTCTGGCTGTGCATTCCCCTGCCTTCCTTCCAGCAGGCCACGGTGGAGCTGCAAATCCTTGCCACGGAGCTGGGGCACCTGGGGGGGGCCCTTTTCGGGGTGGATACATACCTGCAAGGCACCAATATCCGCTCCACGGACGGCCATTGGGACGCCTTCAACATTTCAGGGGGGTGCAGCGGCATGCGCTCCCTGATGGCCCTGCTCATGCTGTCCGCCGCGTGGGCCTACCTGTCCGACCTGAAGTTCTGGAAGAAATGCGTGCTTTTTCTCAGCGCCATTCCCCTGGCCGTCATCGGCAACGGCGTCCGCATCACCAGCATTGTGGTAATGGCGGAATACGGAGACCCCGGGTTTGCGGCTAAAACCTGGCACGACTGGTCCGGCCTGCTGTTTTTCTTCCCCATCTGCCTGGCGGGCCTGGCGGCCGTCCACTCCCTGCTGGCCGGGGAGCTGATCTGGAAGCCGTCCCGGCGCAAAAAGCTGGTCGTTAAAATGAACAAGTCCCACTAA
- the hisH gene encoding imidazole glycerol phosphate synthase subunit HisH, with translation MKLGVIDYGAGNLRSVLNTFEAAGVNGHLVRTPEDAAGVTHLVLPGVGAFGDCAEKLRRQELVPLIRTWIERDRPFLGICVGYQVLFESGEEDGEVPGLGIFKGSVVRFPESELKVPHMGWNRLTLSDPADPVWKGMGEDPYFYFVHSYYPRPEDDSLAAAFCTYGVRFAAAIRRGNLVATQFHPEKSQKLGVKLLENFVSL, from the coding sequence ATGAAACTCGGCGTGATTGATTACGGCGCGGGCAACCTCCGCAGCGTTCTGAACACCTTTGAGGCCGCCGGCGTGAACGGGCATCTGGTCCGCACGCCGGAAGATGCGGCAGGCGTCACCCATCTGGTGCTGCCGGGCGTGGGGGCCTTTGGGGACTGCGCGGAAAAACTGCGCCGCCAGGAGCTGGTGCCGCTGATCCGGACTTGGATAGAACGGGACAGGCCGTTCCTGGGCATCTGCGTAGGTTACCAGGTCCTTTTTGAAAGCGGTGAGGAAGACGGGGAGGTGCCCGGGCTGGGCATCTTCAAGGGAAGCGTTGTCCGTTTCCCGGAATCGGAACTCAAGGTGCCCCACATGGGATGGAACCGGCTCACCCTCTCCGATCCTGCGGACCCTGTCTGGAAGGGCATGGGGGAGGACCCGTACTTCTACTTTGTGCATTCCTATTATCCCCGTCCGGAGGATGACTCCCTGGCGGCCGCCTTCTGCACGTACGGCGTGCGCTTTGCCGCCGCCATCAGGCGCGGGAATCTGGTAGCCACCCAGTTCCATCCGGAAAAAAGCCAGAAGCTGGGCGTAAAGCTGCTGGAAAACTTCGTGTCCCTGTAA
- a CDS encoding serine hydrolase, which produces MSTQDSAAIHLPSQGRGDSRVEYLGQSMDQLIYDFMQEEKIPGMTLAIVQAPYIPRVVGYGVSNAETGLLASTNTLWPAAEISQGYAAIAAFQLVEKGKMDIHDKISRYVAGLPEAWQNVSVLQLLQHSSGIPDYRKSPQFDMSRDYDPGELLSLVRLNGLEFPSGTDVRQSATNFLLLSMVIDAVAGMPYEEFVRENQFQPLGLQHTVFGKDLGAIQQDNVRGHDNEHTLFKSRVGYVNPAETAAGYAVKDGAVKSVPPPARSSLRGFSDIWSTPQEISFWDICLAGSILVKDEKHRDMIYKPIRLDNGKIVPAMAGWQFPHHKGLMDIKGGVPGFSSYICRFTAPSELVCVTLTANKEGVDLTNLARRIAGALDPKLGSGQLDDNSLYLYESVFGVDETMERIEKILEGKSIPVFARIDHGKNAREAGLEMPPSKVVIFGSPKVGTNLMLGNPGIATELPLRIAVWEDKEGSTWISFPHMEKIAREYGVENLPPVAPIRQLLRNIASKAANVY; this is translated from the coding sequence ATGTCCACTCAAGATTCAGCAGCCATTCATCTCCCGTCCCAGGGGCGTGGAGACTCCAGGGTAGAATACCTGGGCCAGTCCATGGACCAGTTGATTTACGATTTCATGCAGGAGGAAAAAATTCCCGGCATGACCCTTGCGATTGTCCAGGCCCCCTACATTCCCCGCGTAGTGGGTTACGGCGTGTCCAATGCGGAAACCGGCCTTCTCGCTTCCACCAACACCCTGTGGCCCGCGGCGGAAATCTCCCAGGGATATGCCGCCATAGCCGCCTTCCAGCTGGTGGAGAAAGGGAAAATGGACATCCATGACAAGATTTCCCGCTACGTGGCGGGGCTGCCGGAAGCCTGGCAGAACGTCTCCGTGCTCCAGCTGTTGCAGCACTCTTCCGGCATTCCGGATTACAGGAAATCCCCCCAGTTTGACATGAGTAGGGATTATGATCCGGGAGAACTCCTTTCCCTGGTCAGGCTGAACGGCCTGGAATTCCCCTCCGGAACGGACGTGCGCCAGAGCGCCACGAACTTCCTGCTCCTGTCCATGGTCATTGATGCGGTAGCGGGCATGCCTTATGAAGAATTTGTCCGGGAAAACCAGTTCCAGCCCCTGGGCCTTCAGCACACGGTGTTCGGCAAGGATCTGGGAGCCATACAGCAGGATAACGTGCGTGGGCATGACAATGAGCATACCCTCTTCAAATCCCGTGTGGGATATGTGAACCCGGCGGAAACGGCGGCGGGATATGCCGTGAAGGACGGGGCCGTGAAATCCGTTCCTCCGCCTGCGCGCTCCTCCTTGCGCGGCTTTTCCGACATCTGGTCCACTCCGCAGGAAATCAGCTTCTGGGACATTTGCCTGGCCGGCTCCATCCTGGTGAAGGATGAAAAGCACCGGGACATGATTTACAAGCCCATCCGCCTGGACAATGGAAAAATCGTCCCGGCCATGGCGGGCTGGCAGTTCCCGCACCACAAGGGCCTGATGGACATCAAGGGCGGCGTTCCCGGCTTTTCCTCCTACATCTGCCGGTTCACGGCCCCTTCCGAACTGGTGTGCGTGACCCTGACGGCGAACAAGGAAGGCGTGGACCTGACCAACCTGGCGCGCCGCATTGCCGGAGCGCTGGATCCCAAGCTCGGCTCCGGCCAGCTGGATGACAATTCCCTGTATCTTTATGAAAGCGTGTTCGGCGTGGATGAAACCATGGAACGCATTGAAAAGATTCTGGAGGGAAAATCCATTCCCGTCTTCGCCAGGATTGACCACGGAAAAAATGCCCGTGAGGCGGGGCTGGAAATGCCTCCCTCCAAGGTGGTCATTTTTGGCTCCCCCAAGGTAGGCACCAATCTGATGCTCGGAAATCCGGGCATTGCTACGGAACTGCCCCTGCGCATTGCCGTGTGGGAAGATAAGGAAGGCAGCACGTGGATCAGCTTTCCCCACATGGAAAAAATTGCCAGGGAATACGGCGTGGAAAATCTGCCTCCTGTTGCCCCCATCCGCCAGTTGCTGCGGAACATCGCCTCAAAAGCGGCCAATGTCTATTAA
- a CDS encoding FAD-linked oxidase C-terminal domain-containing protein, translated as MSLEEDISRILGPEKVSGDPEVLAAHAGDKWYASVLPEAVVFPESTEDVSLLLRYASSMNIPVTARGGGVGYVGGCVPVRGGISLSLERMNRILEISPEDGVAVVEPGVITADLQREVRALGWFYPPDPASRKECSLGGNIATNAGGPRCLKYGVTKAYVLGLTVVLASGEVVECGGRTHKNKTGFDLGDLFIGSEGMLGVITRAILRIIPHPEAFGALSASFPQFPMAAAAVQRILNSGHLPSALEITDSFTLRAARAYLGDSALPSGSRGHLIVEVDGRQAAVKEELDSLCALLEECGATDILRADTEAEAEAVWQLRREFSYSLKATGMTKLNEDIVIPRSRLVDLVEFCEAMNRETGLDIACFGHSGDGNIHTNIMVDDYTDSEKKALADACVDRLFHWVLEHGGTITGEHGIGLAKAKWFREAVGEGAFHLHELVKSALDPRNLLNPGKMGLP; from the coding sequence ATGTCTTTGGAAGAAGACATTTCCCGCATCCTGGGGCCTGAAAAGGTTTCCGGAGATCCGGAGGTGCTGGCCGCGCACGCCGGGGACAAATGGTATGCCTCCGTGCTTCCGGAAGCCGTCGTTTTCCCGGAGAGCACGGAGGACGTCTCCCTGCTCCTGCGCTACGCCTCCTCCATGAACATTCCCGTCACGGCCCGCGGCGGCGGCGTGGGATATGTGGGGGGCTGCGTTCCCGTGCGCGGCGGCATCAGCCTTTCCCTGGAACGGATGAACCGCATTCTGGAAATTTCCCCGGAAGACGGCGTGGCTGTGGTGGAACCCGGCGTCATCACGGCGGACCTTCAGCGGGAAGTCCGCGCCCTGGGGTGGTTCTACCCCCCGGACCCGGCTTCCAGGAAGGAATGCAGCCTGGGCGGGAACATCGCTACGAACGCCGGAGGCCCCCGGTGCCTGAAATACGGAGTCACCAAGGCCTATGTGCTGGGCCTCACCGTAGTCCTGGCCAGCGGAGAAGTGGTGGAATGCGGCGGACGCACCCACAAGAATAAAACGGGGTTTGACCTGGGGGACCTTTTCATCGGCTCGGAAGGGATGCTGGGCGTCATTACCCGGGCCATTCTGCGCATCATCCCCCATCCGGAAGCGTTCGGCGCGCTGAGCGCCAGCTTTCCGCAGTTTCCCATGGCCGCGGCGGCCGTGCAGCGCATCCTGAACAGCGGGCACCTTCCCTCCGCGCTGGAAATCACGGACAGCTTCACCCTCCGCGCCGCCCGCGCCTACCTGGGGGACAGCGCCCTGCCCTCCGGCAGCCGCGGCCACCTGATTGTGGAAGTGGACGGCAGGCAGGCCGCCGTGAAGGAGGAGCTGGATTCCCTGTGCGCCCTGCTGGAGGAGTGCGGCGCCACGGACATCCTGCGCGCAGACACGGAGGCGGAGGCGGAAGCCGTCTGGCAGCTGCGGCGTGAATTTTCCTACAGCCTGAAAGCCACCGGCATGACCAAGCTTAATGAAGACATCGTCATTCCCCGGTCCCGCCTGGTGGACCTGGTGGAGTTCTGCGAGGCCATGAACCGGGAGACCGGGCTGGACATCGCGTGCTTCGGCCATTCCGGGGACGGCAACATCCACACCAACATCATGGTGGACGATTACACGGACTCGGAAAAGAAGGCCCTGGCGGACGCCTGCGTGGACAGACTGTTCCACTGGGTGCTGGAACACGGGGGGACCATCACCGGGGAGCACGGCATCGGCCTGGCGAAGGCCAAATGGTTCCGGGAAGCCGTGGGAGAAGGAGCCTTCCATCTGCACGAGCTGGTGAAATCCGCCCTGGACCCCCGGAATTTGCTGAATCCGGGCAAAATGGGGCTCCCGTAA
- the lepB gene encoding signal peptidase I — MNSPHKSILAALYDRFPAANAVLVFILDHPLAWFTPKWRRKGRMALKAVRRYINYNRDLLPPERLAEFEESRNLLKTALRRGDRQQVETTTSKLESTLESIPGALPSGLAENVEVLFVILAIFLGLRCYVVQPFRIPTGSMQPSLNGIRAVPQEGDPTLMQKIGDMVMYGGSYVHETASKEKKIVRFEPATKYLLLTVTNVVFDDGSRLEIPAAEAETRRYFLNQEPRFESERHTPFRSYLPGDTIVNARFDAGDLIVVNKMAYHFRKPERGEVFVFDTRGIEGIANKGSSTGQEGGTHYVKRLAGVPGDSLSIQDSQLIVNGKPATEWTIRRVASGQPPYQPCGYVALPAPLSLLDGRAYITEGGTVHLSNDKKRPYLREYVALGDNSTRENSFDSRYWGPVHQYNIVGPASFCLWPFTSHWGLIP, encoded by the coding sequence ATGAACAGCCCGCACAAGTCCATCCTAGCCGCCCTTTACGACCGTTTTCCGGCCGCAAACGCCGTCCTGGTGTTTATTCTGGACCATCCCCTGGCCTGGTTTACGCCCAAATGGCGCAGGAAAGGCCGCATGGCCCTGAAGGCGGTGCGCCGCTACATCAATTACAACCGCGACCTTCTGCCGCCCGAACGCCTGGCGGAGTTTGAAGAAAGCCGCAACCTGCTGAAAACGGCCCTCCGCAGGGGGGACAGGCAGCAGGTGGAAACCACCACCTCAAAATTGGAATCCACACTGGAATCCATCCCCGGCGCGCTCCCCTCCGGCCTGGCGGAAAACGTGGAAGTCCTGTTCGTGATCCTGGCCATTTTCCTGGGCCTGCGCTGTTACGTGGTGCAGCCCTTCCGCATCCCCACCGGCTCCATGCAACCCTCCCTGAACGGCATCCGGGCCGTCCCACAGGAAGGAGACCCCACCCTGATGCAGAAAATAGGGGACATGGTGATGTACGGCGGCTCCTATGTGCATGAAACGGCTTCCAAAGAAAAGAAGATCGTCCGTTTTGAACCCGCCACCAAATACCTTCTTCTCACCGTCACCAACGTGGTGTTTGACGACGGCTCCAGGCTGGAAATTCCGGCGGCGGAGGCGGAAACGCGCCGCTATTTCCTCAACCAGGAACCGCGTTTCGAGTCCGAGCGGCACACGCCGTTCAGAAGCTACCTGCCGGGGGATACGATCGTCAACGCCCGCTTTGACGCCGGGGACCTGATTGTAGTGAACAAGATGGCCTACCACTTCCGCAAGCCGGAACGCGGGGAAGTCTTCGTCTTTGACACGCGCGGCATTGAAGGCATTGCCAACAAGGGCAGCAGCACCGGACAGGAGGGCGGCACCCATTACGTCAAACGCCTCGCCGGCGTACCGGGGGATTCCCTTTCCATCCAGGATTCCCAGCTGATCGTGAACGGAAAACCGGCCACGGAATGGACCATCCGGAGGGTGGCCTCCGGACAGCCCCCCTACCAGCCCTGCGGCTATGTGGCCCTTCCCGCCCCGCTGAGCCTGCTGGACGGCAGGGCCTACATCACGGAAGGCGGCACCGTGCACCTTTCCAATGACAAAAAACGCCCCTACCTGCGCGAATACGTGGCCCTGGGCGACAATTCCACCCGTGAAAACTCCTTTGACTCCCGGTACTGGGGGCCCGTTCATCAATACAACATCGTAGGCCCCGCCAGTTTCTGCCTGTGGCCCTTTACCTCCCATTGGGGGCTTATCCCCTGA
- a CDS encoding ribose-phosphate pyrophosphokinase: MKIISGTAHRELAERISQSVGIQLTDVTVNTFPDGESFVKINENIRGKDVFLIQPTCPPTNHNIMELCVMVDAARRASAGRITAVVPFFGYARQDRKDQPRVPITAKLVANLLTAAGVDRVLTMDLHAAQIQGFFDIPVDHLYAAPVLIRHLRENYVKDLQKLVVVSPDVGGVKMARAYSDALGAELAIVAKHRVNATHVEAMNVIGDVEGRDAVLIDDMTETAGTLCAAANILKERGAQRVFACVSHGVLGDMARERIAGSCIERVLTSDTVPMAHGPKVDCISVGDLLGHAVRRIHDGESVSSLFDI, translated from the coding sequence ATGAAGATTATCAGCGGTACAGCACACAGAGAACTTGCGGAGCGCATTTCGCAAAGCGTAGGCATTCAGTTGACGGACGTCACGGTGAACACTTTCCCCGATGGGGAAAGTTTTGTAAAGATAAATGAAAACATCCGCGGCAAGGATGTCTTTCTCATTCAGCCCACCTGCCCCCCCACCAACCATAATATTATGGAATTGTGCGTGATGGTGGACGCCGCCCGCCGCGCCAGCGCCGGACGCATCACCGCGGTGGTGCCCTTCTTCGGGTACGCCCGGCAGGACCGCAAGGACCAGCCCCGCGTTCCCATTACCGCCAAGCTGGTGGCCAACCTCCTCACCGCTGCCGGCGTGGACCGCGTGCTCACCATGGACCTGCACGCCGCCCAGATCCAGGGCTTCTTTGATATTCCGGTGGACCACCTTTACGCTGCTCCCGTCCTGATCCGCCACCTGCGTGAAAACTACGTGAAGGACCTCCAGAAGCTCGTCGTCGTCTCCCCGGACGTAGGCGGCGTGAAAATGGCCCGCGCCTATTCGGACGCCCTGGGCGCGGAACTGGCCATCGTAGCCAAGCACCGCGTCAATGCCACCCATGTGGAAGCCATGAACGTCATCGGTGACGTGGAAGGCCGTGACGCCGTCCTCATTGACGACATGACGGAAACCGCCGGCACCCTGTGCGCCGCCGCCAACATCCTGAAGGAACGCGGCGCCCAGCGCGTATTTGCCTGCGTGTCCCACGGCGTGCTGGGAGACATGGCCCGCGAGCGCATTGCCGGCTCCTGCATTGAACGCGTCCTCACGTCGGACACCGTTCCCATGGCCCATGGCCCCAAGGTGGACTGCATCAGCGTGGGAGACCTGCTGGGTCATGCCGTGCGGCGCATTCATGACGGAGAATCCGTATCATCATTGTTTGACATTTAG
- a CDS encoding DOMON-like domain-containing protein — MQVIIHQWAFNGSFEQLASLPRQELVNDWFGYDVEPSAEFAFATDGQYLWFLASRSKEATVHPDARPGQFQPELWRYDLAEWFMAAGDGTNYWEFNLAPNGAWWACAFSDTRRANEDIPAPLAVDTECILTDEGWCAMARIPLNELRGVDVRDCKLAATFILDTPDQIFLTTADDLSGTPDFHRPDSFCTPILK, encoded by the coding sequence ATGCAAGTAATCATTCACCAATGGGCCTTCAATGGAAGCTTTGAACAGCTTGCCTCCCTGCCCCGCCAGGAACTCGTCAACGACTGGTTTGGATACGACGTGGAGCCAAGCGCGGAGTTCGCCTTTGCCACGGACGGCCAGTACCTCTGGTTCCTGGCTTCCCGGAGCAAGGAAGCTACCGTGCATCCGGACGCGCGGCCCGGTCAGTTCCAGCCGGAATTATGGCGGTATGACCTGGCTGAATGGTTCATGGCCGCCGGGGACGGCACCAATTACTGGGAATTCAACCTTGCCCCCAACGGCGCCTGGTGGGCCTGCGCCTTTTCCGACACGCGCCGCGCCAATGAGGATATTCCGGCCCCGCTGGCCGTGGATACCGAGTGCATCCTGACGGATGAAGGCTGGTGCGCCATGGCCCGCATTCCGCTGAATGAGTTGCGCGGCGTGGACGTCCGTGACTGCAAGCTGGCGGCCACGTTCATCCTGGACACCCCGGACCAGATTTTCCTGACCACCGCGGACGACCTTTCCGGCACGCCGGATTTCCACCGCCCGGACAGCTTCTGCACCCCCATTCTCAAGTAA
- a CDS encoding 50S ribosomal protein L25, translated as MATSHSLKAETRACGSGNLKQLRSQGLVPGVVYGPGFDNVNVQVDAREFSRMLASAVSEHILVALDIDGKIVKALLKEVQHNPITNSCVHVDFQAVTDTTVIHSIVPVILEGEAAGVALGGVLDQTIHELAITCQVKNLPEAVTADISGLKLGETLRIADLKLPSGVNTELAGDVIVAIVEAPRVSTEEAAPAAEEAPAAK; from the coding sequence ATGGCTACATCCCATTCCCTCAAGGCCGAAACGAGAGCCTGCGGCTCCGGTAATCTGAAGCAACTCCGCAGCCAGGGCCTGGTCCCCGGCGTGGTTTACGGTCCCGGTTTTGACAACGTCAATGTACAGGTTGACGCCCGCGAATTCTCCCGCATGCTGGCTTCCGCCGTTTCCGAACACATTCTGGTGGCTCTGGACATCGACGGCAAGATCGTGAAGGCTCTTCTCAAGGAAGTGCAGCACAACCCCATCACCAACTCCTGCGTGCATGTGGACTTCCAGGCCGTTACCGATACCACGGTCATCCACTCCATCGTTCCCGTCATTCTGGAAGGTGAAGCTGCCGGCGTAGCCCTGGGCGGCGTGCTGGACCAGACCATTCATGAACTGGCCATCACCTGCCAGGTGAAGAACCTGCCTGAAGCCGTCACGGCTGACATCTCCGGCCTGAAGCTGGGTGAGACCCTCCGCATTGCCGATCTCAAGCTGCCCTCCGGCGTGAACACGGAACTGGCCGGCGACGTGATCGTGGCCATCGTGGAAGCCCCCCGCGTTTCCACGGAGGAAGCCGCTCCGGCTGCTGAAGAAGCCCCCGCTGCCAAGTAA
- the rpsF gene encoding 30S ribosomal protein S6, whose protein sequence is MRNYEALIVFNMKGTETPVEELINTVAATMKEEGADITKTENAGRREFAYESNHLSAGQYVTYTFSAEPSAIRTIRERLRLNPQIHLQYYKVIA, encoded by the coding sequence ATGAGAAATTACGAAGCTCTTATCGTATTCAACATGAAGGGTACGGAAACCCCCGTTGAGGAGTTGATCAATACCGTAGCCGCTACGATGAAGGAAGAAGGCGCCGACATCACCAAGACCGAAAACGCCGGACGCCGTGAATTCGCCTATGAATCCAACCACCTTTCCGCCGGCCAGTATGTGACTTACACGTTCTCCGCGGAACCTTCCGCCATCAGAACCATCCGCGAACGCCTTCGCCTGAATCCCCAGATTCACCTTCAGTACTACAAGGTGATCGCCTAA
- a CDS encoding EpsI family protein translates to MNIKTLKILILPFFLAVMLGGIYLMPRKGEVQDSSISMNLPTGMNPDGWHGTRRQESEQERGILAPDTEFSKADYVQEIPISLDTPETAPVLCRVSIVKSGHDLNNSIHRPERCLPAQGHFNLTGTRVEVPVEGHGTIRMTKLKSQQNITPGEPRPIILDSMHYYVFIGHRHMTEDHLARTLMDMRDRVLYGEDQRWCYFQISTAYGDQIKVPEEEARKQTERLISQLLSRLVKWNELDR, encoded by the coding sequence ATGAATATTAAAACGCTCAAGATTCTCATCCTTCCCTTTTTCCTGGCCGTCATGCTCGGCGGCATTTACCTGATGCCGCGCAAGGGAGAGGTGCAGGACTCATCCATCAGCATGAACCTTCCCACCGGCATGAATCCGGACGGCTGGCACGGCACGCGCCGGCAGGAGTCTGAACAGGAACGGGGCATTCTGGCCCCGGACACGGAATTCTCCAAGGCGGACTACGTGCAGGAAATCCCCATCAGCCTGGACACGCCGGAAACCGCGCCCGTGCTGTGCCGGGTCTCCATCGTCAAATCCGGCCACGACCTGAACAACTCCATCCACCGCCCGGAACGCTGCCTCCCGGCCCAGGGCCATTTCAACCTGACGGGAACCAGGGTGGAGGTGCCCGTGGAAGGCCACGGAACCATCAGGATGACCAAGCTGAAGTCCCAGCAGAACATTACTCCGGGCGAGCCGCGGCCCATCATTCTGGACAGCATGCACTATTACGTGTTCATCGGCCACCGCCACATGACGGAAGACCACCTTGCCCGCACCCTGATGGACATGAGGGACAGGGTCCTGTACGGGGAGGACCAGCGCTGGTGCTATTTCCAGATATCCACCGCATACGGGGACCAGATCAAGGTGCCGGAGGAGGAAGCCCGGAAACAGACGGAACGCCTCATCAGCCAGCTTCTCTCCCGGCTGGTCAAGTGGAATGAACTGGACAGGTAG
- the hisB gene encoding imidazoleglycerol-phosphate dehydratase HisB codes for MRNASCKRVTGETDISMELNLDGTGCAAIATGHAFFDHMLDLLARHSLTDLTLQARGDLDVDAHHTVEDVGIVLGECIKNALGDKTGIARYGCSYLPMDETLTRVVMDLSNRPYVVFRIPEGGLPDAPNFPLTLCEEFCRALANNLRCNLHVEVLYGRDGHHIAESIFKGIARALRQAAAIDPRAAGTLPSTKGML; via the coding sequence ATGAGGAACGCTTCTTGCAAACGGGTCACCGGTGAAACGGACATCAGCATGGAACTGAACCTGGACGGCACGGGATGCGCCGCCATCGCCACGGGCCATGCGTTTTTTGACCACATGCTGGATTTGCTGGCCCGCCATTCCCTGACGGATCTCACTCTTCAAGCCAGGGGAGACCTGGACGTGGACGCCCACCACACGGTGGAGGACGTGGGAATCGTTCTGGGTGAATGCATCAAAAACGCCCTGGGGGACAAGACGGGAATTGCCCGCTACGGCTGTTCCTACCTGCCTATGGATGAAACCCTGACGCGCGTGGTGATGGACCTGAGCAACCGCCCGTACGTGGTCTTCCGCATTCCGGAGGGCGGCCTGCCGGACGCTCCCAACTTTCCGCTGACCCTCTGTGAGGAATTCTGCCGCGCCCTGGCCAACAACCTGCGCTGCAACCTGCACGTGGAAGTGCTTTACGGCCGGGACGGCCACCACATCGCGGAATCCATCTTCAAGGGCATTGCCCGCGCGCTGCGCCAGGCTGCCGCCATTGATCCCAGGGCTGCCGGAACCCTTCCTTCAACCAAGGGAATGCTGTAA